The genomic DNA TTAATTAGATTGGACTACTTGTACAGTTGTTCAAGGATTCTTGCTCGCATCACATACCAAGAATGAGTTATGTATACGTACAAGATTTTTTCAAATTCGCTAGATAAGTTACAAGAAGTGAAAGTCCTGTTTTGGGAATGCATGGTTTTTGTTGAATTGTTACAAGATTGAATCCCAGCTCAGCCAGTAATTAGAAGACTGCCTGAAATCACCTGATACAAAGTCTAAAGAAGAATATGATGAACTGTATGGTGTCATTATGTAAGATGAGCAAAATTGGCATAGACAATATACATTATTCCTTGCTGGCTACCTGCGTGACTCCTGCGAGCAGTGCAAGTAGACTGCGCTGCGGCGGGCGGCAATGTTTATTGCCTCCCTCGGCGCAGCACAGGTTAGGGAAGCAGTCCACGCTGGAGGAACACTTCTGCGGGAACAGGTCGTACTGCGGCGGCTTGGTGCACTGCAAGTACTGCTCGAACATGCGCACCGCTGGAATTGGAAAGATTTCAACTGTTACTTAAAATGCGATAGGTAAGTTGAGAGCCTGCCTGCATCGTAATTTGCTATAAGCGCAGGTGTCAACgtattatgtaagtatctatCTATATGTGTATCAATATATTATCTAGATGCCTCAAAGTCACCCATACCCATAGTTAcccatataaaagacatcaacgagtgaTTTTTATGCAAGTTATTTATTATGGCtagctttaaaaaaacatatctaAATGCATGAAATACGAAATGAATTGGCGTCGCAATAAATTATGTATCTAGGTCGAAAGTCTAGTCTAGTCTGGTTTGTCTAACAAGGTTAGCAATGATCGAAGTAATTTCGTAGTcataaaaagtacctattatttGGTAACGGCCTTATTACCCGATTGCGCGGGAGCAAAGACAGTGTTATGTTGTTCACACATGGTATCTGTATGTTTGGTCTGactgtctgtgtaaaaggacattgaccaaagttgtatggaacttggtccaaataTCCACCACCAACGATACCTATTTATCGAAGTAGGTCACTAAATACTGAGTAATAAATACCAAACCGCAGTTATTACTGAGAATTATGGTCTATTTCGGTACATAGGTCTCGTTGGTCGTCGACATTTGGACCACTTTTGGTCAATCTCTTTTGTCCATTCTAAATCCCTCGACTCACCAAACGTTTCaaatagttaggtacctacttatcgtCTATTATTACATGACAAAACCCATCCATCAGCGTGGGCAGAACTACGAGTAATCACATTGCTGCGACAACCCTTAGTAATCCCTGATATTCGTCTTAAcagggatatgatgaaccttatggtgatagaACGGTAAACTCAATGTACCTACTGTACCTAAATTCCCTACGGGGCGTCACATGACATGTATTGCCTACTattttgtaggtaggtatatattctgatattataatatttaaatagatccatcaatattttaatagattggcttattgtatatttataacataatctattatttcttttgctgttggttttccgaagaaaataaataaatcaagttggtctaacttagttcatcttgcgatggatatagcacttctatcgtgtgggttgtgaggtggattactaaccccatcaactctggtgtcagggttattattgagccgccataggcccctgacatggctcatgtaacgaccacctacgtacttcagtaagtagtaaccgggaccaacgacttagcgTACCTtctgaatcacggatcatctttcggacaatcaggtgatcagcctgtaatgtcctcaccaaactagggatcacaaaatgatttttgtgatttgtccccaacgggattcgaacccgggacctccggatcatgagcacaacgctcaaccactggaccacggaggatatagcactgactaccccaattgggctatagtcgtgagcttatgaattTTATGGATCATTATCCCAATACTTACGCCCGTCGATCTGGTTGGCTATGGGTACGAGGTCGAGGCGCGCACGGGCCGTGCGGCAGTAAGACCGCGTGCCGTCGGGGCAGCACACCCGCGGCCAGCAGTCGGCGTCCGTCTTGCAGGATTGCACCTCGAACAACAGCTCCCCGAGCGGCGCGGTCGGGCACTCGCGAGGGATCACGCCGAGCAATGCTATAGGTTTAGAACGATTTTATTAGGTAAGTTTTGAAATTGTATTGTAATCAGTATAAGTTCGACTTATATATAACCAGTCGTGAAACTTTCTGGAATACTAAATTGGTGGATAGAACTCCACTTCGTAAATACGAGGACAAGGTTAAGCTTTTTCGAAAATGGATCGAAaacttcacaaaagaataatTAGGGAAAAAGGAAAGAAGGGGAGGGTTAtgttgaggtggaataccaacctcatcaaccgtggagtaagatttaggtattattgaggccctaacatgactcatataacgaccacGCGTGCTtatatcagtaattagtaactgagaccaacggcttaacatgctttctgaagcacggatcatcatactatCGAATGATCAGAATGCAATGCCTAACCAGACCAGGCTCACGAAGATTTTCGTGGTTTATCCCCGtggggattcgaacctgggacctccggatcgtgaaccggaccacggaggccgttagaatTATGGAAGTAGGTGTTTCTTACGTTGGTGCGACCGGGGTTTGGAGGTGGGCCGCGGCGCCGGCACGCCCTTCACACAGCGGCGCTCGCAGCAAACTTGATCGGGCCCGCTGGTGACGCGACACTGAGCGTTGTTCTCACAAGGGATCGGGAACAACAGCACCGGAGCGCTCCCGGGCTTCGGACACACCAGCTTCTGCGACTTTCCTGCACTCGAGGACACTTTATTCGACTCGCTGTTCGAGTACTCGTAATCCAACGACTCGCGTGTGCGCGAATAATTAACAGCGGTTATGTCAGTGCCTAAGAACAATTCAATATCAGTGTCGGTGAATAACCTTAGCATGGCGTTTTTTTATCAACAGATGTACCTAATTAGTGCTTTATGACGTTAATTCTATCTGACTATAAGCTGGTACTGCGTTTTTTATCTTTGTAATGTGATGCCTTTAAGCATGTTTAATTACTTAACTATTTAAGCAGCACGTGATTATTTCAGTTAGAAGTACCTAATAAagactaattaaataaaacactacTAGTACAGAATTAAGtatctactattttttttaaaacctaAGGCAACTggtagataagtaggtaaatagatagataaaataaaaaaaactgttcaCCTGTCTTAGCAGGAGCATTTCTCTGCGCTTGCGTCGCCTGTGTAGATTGGATGATGGGCAGGATCTGCAGGAATGGTCGCGGCGGCTCCGTGGGTCGCTGCGTGGTCGTCGTAGTGGTCGTGGTCGAGCTGGTGGTACTCGGGGTCGTTGTAGTGGTTGTTGTGGTCGTTGTGGTGCTTGTGCTCGTTGTGGTGCTACTTGTGCTTGTGCTTGTGCTACTAGCCTCAGTTACGCTACTCTTCTGCTGGTCGGTTCTACAAAAAACCCGCGAGTTTAATTAACTTCCATAGCTTTTCTTCTGCGCCTGCACATACCTACGACAATACGTCTGAGTAAGTAACTCTAAACTTTCTTACCTTACCATGAGGATAAGATAGAGTTTAGAGGCTTTAGTCTTTTAACGTTTTGTCGCAATTGCGCAGggtatattttctttaaaaaatacgcAGGCTTAATAATATATCATGCAAACTTAGTTGCTATAAATATCGTACGTATTACGAAGTAACTTAGTTATATTCCGATGTAGAAACCAGACCACGAGAAAGCGCAATAAGTAGAGTTAAGAGCAAAGTAATAACTACTTTGTAACATAGTTTTGCGAGGTGCATtatgtgttatatttttattaagtactaagtGCATAAATTCAAGCAGTGTTTTATTCTAAAATTTGCCGTTGACCTTAACCCAGTCTTTAAAAACCAAAGTAACCTTTCACTTTATTGGAATAAAGGAAGTGCATAGCATACCTACTCTAGttcataattaataatgtattaGGATCTAATCaacataattttgtaatttgggTACGTTATGGGTTAAAGAGTGCATAAGGAACACGAGTCGGTACGCCATTCACTCTTGACATGTTTTACGACACCAAAATATTAGGCAGGTAGGTATGTAACTATGAGTTCATCTTCAAAGCAGGTTAAAATTCAGGCATTGCCTTCaaattcacatttttttgacatgacttattgtagtgaCGTAAGTACTTCGCgggacaaacggggagcactgaggctctcactcggtacaaaatttaagacaacaggcctgagggtgccttgttgcgcgcgaacctcggctcagggcgttgtctaaGAGGATAATATTGGACCCACtaggtcgattatttttttcaaaaatgtggTAGAGGGGGGGTCTTGCGGAAATCGACGACCATGCCggcggtatcggggttctaacTCAATTCCACAATAACTAACAGTTGAGTAAAAAGATCACAATTCTGATTTTAGATCAAGACTTCAAAGCCCATTCTAGTCAGTTTCTGTTTCGCCCTAAAATGATAATTATAGGGTGCATACCTGTGTTAGATAGTTACGAATGTTCAATACAATAATGTATTAATTCGTTTATGTTTctgttattttaataagtaactaTGGTTCGAATCAAGCCGTGTTAGGGGCGGTTCAATATTAacactgataccagggttgttaGGTCGTTCACTGACCTAttaacccacacaagagaagaagaggAAACTTTGTACTAATCTTGTTATCTGTCTGTGCTTTATGGAGAAAAcactattattatattcgtaTTATTAGTTATGTTTCACGCACGATTGAGTTTCAAACAAAATAAGTTAGTTCAGATGCAATGAGGCTTGAATAACATACTGTTCCTGCTGAGATTACGAGTTGGGTAATCTAATATCACAGTTTATAAGCACGAGTGACTCGCATAGCCTGTTCGACTGGTTTAGTTGACATATATGAGTGAATATGAAATTGCAAGCCCACTTACGGCGTAAACGTTCAACATAATAGTTGCATCGAAATCCTCAATAAGATGTACTCAAAAATCCTTTgctattcgcatcaaaaaggaagagagCACGTAATAATTATCCTTATTATAATGAGCACCAAAATCATTTTTGGAATTGCGGCGAAGGAAcacatcgtgaagaaactcacattcccgagaaatgcgtttcggaagtgAGTAAATTatctaatgtaagtaagtacaaataTTGTTCATCTCTATGCTACTTAGCGTTTGGTATAGACCAAACCATGGGAGTAGGTATGTCATTTCTGTCAATTTTCGGTTCCACTGAACCCATAGGCAGGTACTTATACCTATTACGGGCGTGAGCTTAATGTATGAGTGTAAATGTAAGAAGGATAAATTACATGAGGTAATAGGAAGTGTGCACGATCGTGACGCCTAATAATTCTTCTCGTTATCTTTCCGAAGTGGATACTAACTACTTAGCTGTTAGGAAGGAAGAATACAATAGGTgccataaaactaagtatttacttacagttaaaACTTAAAACccatattcaattttactatccACATGCATCCACATGCACGATGATCTTTCGTTAACTAGACTATCGTGTTTCCactaataatatacctacacccTAAATCTTTTCTTTTAAGCTTGGTGCACAGAAAACCAGGAAAGCTGGGTTGCGGCTTTATACAGAACCCCGCGATCTGTCCACTTTCCCGGCGCTGTACACACGAAGCTTAAAAGTAGCAAGCAAGTGAAGAAACACTAGACACCCACCGTATAGGTGCGGGCTTGATGCCCTTGGTGCAGTATCCCTTGCAGCAGAGGTGCTGCGTGCCCATGACGCGGCACTCTGCATGCTTCCTGCACGGCAGCGGGAACAGATCCAGCCAGCCGCTCGTCGTGCGCACCGCCGGACACACCACCGACTGCCCTTCCACTGGAAGTAtgataagtcacgtgaaaaaaataatctggaagaaggtaagtacctacacttgAGAAATGCTGGGTATGTTAGAGTTACACAATTGAAGACAATCGCCTATAAAGAAGACATCTAGGCGATAcatattaccgggtgagagccctcagtgctccccatttgtaccgTCAAGTATTTATACCATTTGCAGCAATTGTATTCTTTCAGATTTTAAGGGTTATAAGGGTTTGAAGTAAAGCTAAGATTTaaatttctaataatatttcAGACTGTTTCGTAAGCGAGTGTTCCCCGGACTGGgattttttgtaagtaagtatgttcgAATTTGTTTACACGCGTTACTACAGACGGCGCGGCGATTTTAACTAAGTACTATACTACAAACTCACGTAGGTACCTCGGTTCGGAGCTCTGTAAGCATTGAGTTTTGGCTGTAGAAATATCTAAAATTATAACTGGTCTCAAATAACTCACCTCCACCGAATAATGAAACATTAAAAGTCAAAAATCAATCAAACGTCAATCGATTTGAATGCGAATTAATTTTTGTAAGTACATTCTTAAATTGCTTATTTTAGTTTTGGTATTGTTATTGAGCCTGTAGAATTACTACAGTTTAACTTCACAATCACGTTGATAATTTCGTTGCTTATCGCAATTCTTATTGGATACTTTCCACCCTTGGGCGTGCTAGAATTGGTCCTAGTTTTTTCTAAATCAAACCGCCTTTTAATTTAACAACGGTCCATCCATTAGGCCCCACGTCCACCCTACAGCTTATCAAAGACCAACAAAATGGTAATAACAAAAGAAACGGAGTTGCCGGAGTTTGAACAACTGAAGGTGGAACATGAGGTAGACTTGTCCACTGCGACGTTGATGGCGGCGGCTCCGTACCTCGGGAAGTACTGCGAGAGTATAAACAACGAGTTCATGTTATGCCGCTACGAAAACCAAGACCCACGGCCCTGTGTGGAGCTGGGGAAGATTGTCACCAAGTTAGTGTTCAGATTTTGATCGTACCTACCAACCTAATGTagagaaataatttaaaaaaatcctacAATGCTGCATGGTAAAAGAAGAACAAAGCATCTCCATCAAAATCACGCAGTAAGGCTCCCTGGAGGAGTTACTCTATTTATTCACCCCCATGGTTACTTCGCCGAATGTATACAATCTTACTACTTATCTACCTACCTGGCTTAGTAGTTAGGTATACTTACTGTATGAGAACTTACTGTGATTAACTTAGATCATTTTCTCGCCCCTAGATGTACGATAGAGTTCTTCAAACGAGTGAAAAAGAATTGTTTGCACGAACACAACCAATACACGAACTGCATAGACAAGAGCTCGGGTAACTACAAGCCGTGGTTTTGTAGGAAGACCCACGCTGTTTACGAGGAGTGTATGCGGGAGAAACTCTGCATCGATTACCCTGGCTTCGGGTACTTTACGAGAGGGAGGATTCATACAAGCAAGTGCACGGACCCGCCGGAGGAACTGTGTCCGTGTGTACCGTCGATGGACGACGAGACACGACACCTACCTGACTGCAAGCCACGCTTGCCGCCGCGGTTCTCTAGCCGGCTGTACTGGATAACCGAGTAGCTTTATACAGCATACAAACACACAAGCTAGCTATACTTAGGCTTTTTTAAAGCTTTTTACTGACAGCTTCAAGTAACGTTACTTTAAGCACTAATGAGAGTCCAGAAAAGTTTGAAATTGACCGTTACTGATTCGATGACTCGACACCAACTCGTCTGGGAATTGAAATGAATCTAAAAATTACATGATTCAAGTctaatatttaaaatcgactGGTATTGTCAACTTTTATAGTGTAACTgtaatattttgataaaatttgttcagaaataagtacaataattgTAACGAATTGTGTGGATAGTAATTGCCATTATAATAAAATGCCTAGTGAcacttaattattgtttttccggTTGCGTGAACAGTTGTGACACCTTAGCCGCGTAATTGCTTGACTCTTGTACTTTGTAGGTGGGATTTAATGCGACGCCTAAAAGCAGTAGGTCATCATGTACCCACCTATATTAGCTGCGTAGCAAGTTTTATACATGATAGCTTACTATCATACTATCCGGTTACGAAATTatcaaattaagtatttataaccGACACTCATCGATCCCAATTTTACCTAACATACTTTTACTAACCTAACCCGGCTCGGAAGATAGTGCGCTGCCACTGCCAGTGCGGGTGTAGACAGTGTAACCTGAATTTGTagcctattttctttttttataaaactcgTAAAAAAGCACATTCCACAGAATTAGGTACTGGATCAAAAAAGACGTAAGGTTAACTATTCATTTGTAAGGTCGATGAAATcacgatgttttttttgttataaaagtaagtaagtaagtgaaaAGATTTCAAAATTGTCGTAGCGTCACCTTCGTCGCGCTAGAGACAACAATGGGCCTTCACCTACAAACTGTACAGATTGTCTGAGactgtctgagaggattatgttGGAGAGAAGCCGCCCGAAGTGGGTCGGCAGTGATAACGCTCATGGAAGGAAACGCGGCGACTCTACCGTCTGGGAATCCACTTTacactacttacctacttacgaaGAATCTTTCTAATGTCTCGTTCTTAAATATAattgttaagtacttacttaattaaaagatACCATTTGCAGATACTTACTCTGAATAGGTACCGCTGAATCTTAAATTTTCAaccattaaatttaaatttaaggcATCCATAAAGATTCACTCTTCTGATTGAtaccaaagaaaaaacattttttacaatattaatgTGATTAAAGTAAAACGATTCTGATTCATAAGTTGTTAGGTATTTGAACTTGTTAGCTCAGTTCGCCTCCGGCCGcttacaaaagacatcaacgcgcgccCCGCGGTGGTGAAGTATTCTGATATCATCAAATAAGTGATATAAGTTCGTAAGTAATTGCGCTGGTTGTTATCTAATGTACGTAACATGTTATTTTACACGCGTGTTAATTGTAATAAGGTTGCTCTGTTCTTTACCTACAACTTTTAACACGTCAAAGAGTTGAGTAGGTATACAGTAAGTATGCCAGTTTCAATTTGGTGACCTGTTTActcattttacatttaaaattcgAAGGACCAAGGATTCgaaaatttaataatacatCTTCAAACATTTAAATTAGTAGCGAAAGTGAATTGGAAGGGGATGTCCTGTTTAtttactgtttaaaaataaatgtttcccAGACCAAGAGGCGTATATCCGTTTATAATTAGCTGATAATGGTCTATCATTAatttggatgttattataaaaaatgtacttacttacttcaaaaTAGATCAAGTGCCTAAtaagttgaataaataaagtTGTCTGCAGCGTAGAGGATCCTATCTAGTAAAGTATTTTTGCTCAGGGAAAGTTTCGGTATTCTATATATGTAGGCTGATGTCAAATGTGATGATGTCATTAATTGGAAGATAATATTATACTGTCACACATCAATCACTCGTTTATATTAGCCAGCTGGGCACATACACAATCTGGCTTAACCACATGTGTATTAGAATTCTAAATATAAATTGCTATAATAattctaaatataaaatgcCATAATAAAGTTCAACAACGCGTACTCATCGTCAAACCTAAAACCACAATCATAATTTATACCAAAAATGAACTCTCGATTCAACATCAGAGCATAAAACGTGTCAATTTGCAACGCTGCGGTTGGAGACgttgatatagtcgtgagatgaATGAAATGAGTCTGTTGTTGTGAAGGTCGGGAGAAATTCCGACAACTGGGTTAACCATCGCTTTAGACGTGTGGTAACTCTACATCTGTGCGCTGGATTATGAAAATGAAATCAtactttttaagtaagtaccttaaattcatgtttggattatcagtgatatcacgtggtttcctggaTTAGTCCGCGGTCAACGGCAATACGGCAACGATAGTAGTCAGTAGGTGCataattatacacctctgccccCCACTCCTTCAGGGGTACAAGCATGATGTTAAGTTATAATACCTTGTGTcagtttaggtacttaagtatatttatcaGGCCTTTTATGCTGCGAAAGTATTGCTTATCGGTTGctttattttacttaagtatatcataaTCTCCATGGCGTTATCCGGTTTTCACGGGGATCGCTTACTTAACCTGGATTTCATAGATCCGGTtacttacagaagcgactgcctgtctggccttccaacccgcgaagggaataccaacCCAATACCGGTTAGGCCCATATGTACCTACCTCCGAAACAAATTTCTCGGAAATATGGGTTTCTATGTTTTATCTTCCacgtttaattaaaattttgtaatgATCCGCTTGTCTTTATCTCGCCACAGGCTTACTGCCTGTTGCATACAACAAATTTCTCGTAACTAGTTGCTTCATCGAGGAAAATATATGTGAATTTAAATGAATCGTGAGATGAAGAAATCTTAAAGTAAGTGTATCGTTTGTCTTGTTTCTCTTGTTTGAGTAATAGCAATTCCTATCTGTCCTTGTGTTGTTCATTGAAAATATATGCATTGTTACACTGTTtctgacgtggcttattgtatgTTTGCTTCAGGTAGTATTTAACTAAGTACCTGATTGGCAGGACAAATGCGACCCGGTATAAAGCTTGTAAGACAAGAGGCCTCAGAATGGTTGGGCGGTAAACTTCAGCTTAGGGCACGCCTGCCTGCGCGTCTTCTGAGGGATTTAGGTATGTTTAAGAGAACAGGCTCCAAGTGGGCGTTGAGTGAAGGTAAACGTCAACCACGCCGACGCGGTCGTTACCAGGGTCCTGATGTGAGTTGAACAAACACAAATGTAATGACTGTAAAAACTTATTAGTTACACACTAATAAATGCATTTATGTAACATTCACAAATACTTACGTTACATTTGCCACCTAGATTAAGATTTCACCTTGTGCTTAATCTATTAGCAGAGCGGTCACTACGAATGCTTTAGTACAACGAATAGTTTGCGAAATCTGAAATACTTAATAGATAATGCTTCACAGCACCTATTAGCCTTACAATTTTAGCGAGACAACCTTGGTGTCTTATGAccctaattttattaatattacttagtGCATTTTTGCGATTTATTACGcttaattattaaatacttaaacacTCCATGAACTGCAGTCCTGGTGTGACCGTTAAGACCTGGGTCCCTGCGCTTGCGGATTGTATTAGATGACTTATGGCTCTGTCTACCCTGATAGGGACACGGGCGAGACTATATGTATACATGCATTTAAAGATGCCTGAAGAGTTTGTATAATTTGATGAAATTATCATTTAAGTATGTTAAAGTGTGGCGCGACCCCCACGAGTCGCGGTGCGCGGGTTAAAGGTGTCGTGTTATAACGATGGCCTTGAAGACATTATAAACTTGTGAAAGGCAGAACGTTGACCTGCGGCGACCGACTGCACAAATTAATCGAATTAACAACTGGCAAATAACTCTCGGATGCTGCAATTTTCAACGAAAAAACCCGATAAACCTACTTTTGAGTGAATGATTCATACTCGTACACATAATAATAGTAACACATTCTAGTGCGATCGAATTAAAGTTGAAAATAATAACGTAGGTACGGTTAATGTTATTATGCAATTCAACTGTCGACCGGTTAGTTACATGGTGACCTGTTACATGCCCGACGGGGGGCTTGGAATGGATGTAGTTACAAGTACGTACGTACTAGTTATTTAATGACAGGATCTTTTGCGTGACAATACAGTGCCGTACAAATATCCCCGGGCAAATATTTCGGCCTCATATCCGGTTAAAGTAGGTCTATGTCGTGTAAACAAACGAAAACGCCGAAAACCTTGAACGTTTTATGAAAATTCCATATCATTCCAGAATTCATCACGTACCCAGCAAGTTTTATAATACAACGATCTCAACCggatttacttattttattatttcatattaatttaagttctgtttttaatttgattaataaatagtttgtaaaaaaaagtgatttaaataatttatgttccCAC from Pectinophora gossypiella chromosome 18, ilPecGoss1.1, whole genome shotgun sequence includes the following:
- the LOC126375029 gene encoding mucin-5AC isoform X2 — encoded protein: MHLKTVLPLFVFTCGLLYSVEGQSVVCPAVRTTSGWLDLFPLPCRKHAECRVMGTQHLCCKGYCTKGIKPAPIRTDQQKSSVTEASSTSTSTSSTTTSTSTTTTTTTTTTTPSTTSSTTTTTTTTQRPTEPPRPFLQILPIIQSTQATQAQRNAPAKTGKSQKLVCPKPGSAPVLLFPIPCENNAQCRVTSGPDQVCCERRCVKGVPAPRPTSKPRSHQPLLGVIPRECPTAPLGELLFEVQSCKTDADCWPRVCCPDGTRSYCRTARARLDLVPIANQIDGPVRMFEQYLQCTKPPQYDLFPQKCSSSVDCFPNLCCAEGGNKHCRPPQRSLLALLAGVTQRVGSTLSNLRQSQAANSNKA
- the LOC126375029 gene encoding mucin-5AC isoform X1 is translated as MHLKTVLPLFVFTCGLLYSVEGQSVVCPAVRTTSGWLDLFPLPCRKHAECRVMGTQHLCCKGYCTKGIKPAPIRTDQQKSSVTEASSTSTSTSSTTTSTSTTTTTTTTTTTPSTTSSTTTTTTTTQRPTEPPRPFLQILPIIQSTQATQAQRNAPAKTGTDITAVNYSRTRESLDYEYSNSESNKVSSSAGKSQKLVCPKPGSAPVLLFPIPCENNAQCRVTSGPDQVCCERRCVKGVPAPRPTSKPRSHQPLLGVIPRECPTAPLGELLFEVQSCKTDADCWPRVCCPDGTRSYCRTARARLDLVPIANQIDGPVRMFEQYLQCTKPPQYDLFPQKCSSSVDCFPNLCCAEGGNKHCRPPQRSLLALLAGVTQRVGSTLSNLRQSQAANSNKA
- the LOC126375031 gene encoding NADH dehydrogenase [ubiquinone] 1 alpha subcomplex subunit 8-like, whose product is MVITKETELPEFEQLKVEHEVDLSTATLMAAAPYLGKYCESINNEFMLCRYENQDPRPCVELGKIVTKCTIEFFKRVKKNCLHEHNQYTNCIDKSSGNYKPWFCRKTHAVYEECMREKLCIDYPGFGYFTRGRIHTSKCTDPPEELCPCVPSMDDETRHLPDCKPRLPPRFSSRLYWITE